DNA sequence from the Bacillus pumilus genome:
AATTTCAGTTCCCCTTACATTGGTGGTAAAACAGGAACATCCAATGACTACAAAGACATTTGGTTTGTTGGACTGACAGATCAATATACAATGGGTGTATGGGTTGGAAGAGATAGAGGAACGGTTGAATCTATTTACAGCTCAAGTCCGCACTTACGTATTTGGAAAAATACAATGCAATACGCCAGATAAACAGGAGGTTTGATTGCAATGCATTCAACACATCCATCCCATTTAATTTTATTTGATGGTGTCTGCAACGTATGCAGCGGCGCTGTTCAGTTTGTGATTAAGCGTGATCCAAATGAGCGAATGATGTTTGCTTCATTACAATCAGAGACAGGGCAGCGCATTTTAAAAGAAAACGGTTTGCCTTTAGATGAGTTTAATTCATTCATTTATATTGAAAAAGGCACCCTTTATACGAAGTCGACAGGCATTTTAAAAGCAACGCGGCATTTAAAAGGGATCTACAGATGGAGTTATTTATTCCTTGCCATTCCGCGCCCTATCCGTGATTGGTTTTATGAGCGGATAGCGAAAAATCGCTACAAATGGTTCGGTCAAAAAACATCTTGTATGATGCCTACACCTGATATTCAAAAACGGTTTCTATCATAAAAAAAGCATCCTCCACTATCGGAGGATGCTTTCTTTGTCTGTTTATGAAGGCAGACTTGCCATAACACTGTTATAAAGCTTAATAAATAAGTACAAAATGCCGATTAAAAACGTGGCCCAAAACAGCAAAATAAACATCATAAATCCAATTAAATTCAGCATGGAAAGCGATTGATAAATGCGGACTACTACCCAGATAAAATAAACAAGACCTGCTAAAACAAATAGTCCGACAAGCAAAATCAGCTGCTGCGTCAGCAGAAATGCAAGCAAGCTGGCAAATAAATAAACAACGGATGCAATCCGAATTTTCTTTAAGTTCTCTCCTTCAGGATCTTTCGCGAAAAAGAGTAGCGCCAGCTCTAACACCGTATCTGCAATCAGTTTCAAGGCAGATAAAATCATAAAATAAACAAGTGCAAAAGCAGCAAAAAGAGCAAGCCGGATGCCCTGTTCCGAGAAGAATTCCAGCATTCCTTTTAAAATACCTGCTTGAGTCAAGAAATCAGTCATAATCCCTACTGTGAAAATCGAAAAAGCAGAGCTGAATAGTAAAATCGAAATCAGCGGAAAATATCCAGTCAAATATGTATTTTTCATAAATAGATCCTTTCTCATAAGCTCACATTTATTATGGCTCACTTAAAACGGATTGACAAGATGCTTTCAAAGTAAACTGGTAGCAAAATCAAATTTGTGATTTTGCACGTACATTCCTTCACAAACTTACATTTTCCCGTTAAAGTATTACTATTACGAAAAAATCGTGCGTTAGGGGTATACTCGTGAAAAAAACATTAAGACTGCAAACACGACTGACGATTTTTGTTTGTATCGTTGTCCTGATCTCCCTTTGTATCACTTTCTTTACGATCTGGTCAGAAACAGCTAAAAACATTCATCAGCAGGAACGTGACATCGCCCTCTCCACTGCCAAAATGGTCGCAGAGGCTCCGATCACAGCGAAATCATTAGAAGAAAATCGATCGTATTCAGCACTCCGTCAATATACAACAAGTGTTCAGCGAATCACCAAAACCGAATTCGTTGTCGTGATGGATATGAACGGCATTCGCAAAACCCATCCAAATCCGCAGAAGATCGGGAAGCGGTTTGCTGGCGGTGATGAAAAACTAGCATTACAGGGTAAAGAGCATATTAGTACGGCTTCTGGAACACTTGGCAGATCCATGCGTGCTTTTGTTCCGGTTTATGATCAAAATGGGAAGCAGCTCGGGGCTGTGGCAGTAGGGATTACGTTAAAGGAAATTGACTTGATTATTCATCAAAGCTTACTTCCACTCTACTTCGTCATATCGCTCAGTCTTCTTTCTGGTATCATTGGGGCACTCATTGTGGCAAGAAAAGTGAAGAAAATTATGTTTGGACTAGAGCCAGATGAGATTGCTACATTATTAAAAGAACGAAGCGCCATGCTAGAATCAACAAAAGAAGGGATTCTTGCCGTCGATCAGCACGGTAAAATCAAGCTCGCCAATGCTGAAGCGAAACGACTCTTTCATAATATGGGCATTATGGTTGATCCTAGAGAACAAGATGTTCAGGTGCTCCTCCCTTCAAGCGGTCTAAAGCAAGTCATTGAAACACGCAAGCCGCTACTTGACCGCGACGTGAGAATGAACGGACTGGAGCTCGTATTTAACGAAGTCCCGATTACGGTAAAGGGCGAGATCGTTGGAGCAATCGCCACCTTCCGTGACAAAACAGAAGTCAAACACTTGGCTGAGCAGCTGAGCGGAGTCAAAATGTATGCAAATGCCCTCCGTGCCCAGTCACATGAATTTATGAACAAGCTTCATGTCATTTTAGGATTGGTTCAGCTCAAAAACTACGATGACCTTGGCACTTATATCAAAGATATTGCGATCTATCAGCAGACGGAAACAAATGAAATCATCAACCATGTGAAAAACTCTGTTTTAGCAGGATTTTTACTAGGAAAACAAAGCTATATCAGGGAACAAGGCGCGACCTTAGAAGTCATATGCAGCACACAAGTCCCAAATTCAGAGGACCCGGCAGTGACGCATGATCTCATTACCGTCATTGGCAACCTGTTAAATAACGCACTCGATGCTGTTTCTCATACTGAGACAAAAAACATCTCGATCTCATTCCGATACGTTCAGGAGCAGCTTCATATTGAAATTACAGACACAGGTGTTGGTCTCACAAAAAAAGAACAAGACATCATGTTTGATCAAGGCTTTTCAACTAAAGGAGAAGACAGAGGATTCGGTCTCTACTTCGTTGATCAAAGCATCAAAAAATTGAACGGTCATCTGATTGTCACGAGTGAAAAAGGAGAAGGAACGACCTTTAGTCTCCGTATTCCGTATAAACAAAAGGAGGATTCACATGATTAATGTGTTAATAGTAGAAGACGACCCAATGGTTGGGGAGCTGAACAAACGCTACCTGACCCAAATCGACGGCTTTGAATTAAAAGGGATTGCCACCTCTTTTCAGCAGGCACTGGACATCTTAAAAACAGAAGCCATTCACCTTGTACTGCTCGATATTTATATGCCTGGACAAAATGGCCTGGCATTATTATCAGAAATTCGCAAACAAAATCATTCGGTTGATGTCATTGTCATTTCAGCTGCCAATGAAGTCGACGTGATCCAGCAAACGATGCGAAACGGGGCTGTTGATTATTTGATCAAGCCGTTTGAATTTGAACGTTTCCAATCAGCGCTCTCAGAATATAAACGAAAACACGCCTTGTACCAAACGATGAACAGCATCTCGCAAAATGATTTAGATGCGAAGCTCTTTCATAAAAAAGCAGAGACGGAAAAAGTCCTTCTGCCAAAAGGCCTGACCAAAAGCACACTCAAACTCATCTGGACAAGTATTCAATCATTCGGTCATCAGGCTTTCACGACCGAAGACCTAGCGAATCATACAGAAATCTCTCAAGTCTCTATTAGAAAATACTTGAAATTCCTTGAGGACATCGAAGTAGTTGATGTTGAAATGGCATACGGGACAATTGGACGCCCTGTTTTCCAATATAAACTCAGTACAACAAATATGAATTTAATTCAGCAATATCTATAATTTGACACATCTGACCTTATACAGAGGCCAGATGTTTTTTTATGGAACACGATGTGACAAACCCCTTGATATCAGTGGTTCCACTGTAGTAGATCACATCACAAAAGCGGCATTATATCATATTTCAGCACATAAAAAGACATCGAATTTAGCCTTTTAACATTTTTTTTAAAATAAAACAAATTTCTATTTATTTATTGGATTGGAAATGATAAATTATGATTGATTAGTTCAACGAGATATAAGTCTGATGTCTTACATCTTCTCTCCTGTCCTCCATAAGTTTCAGGAGAAAGCAGGATAAAATACCCTATTCAGAAGGGTGAGAAGAGATAGGTCGGTCTTTTTTCGCGAGACTTTTCTGAAACTTTTAAATTTTATAGGGGGTTATGTTTTGAAGAAGCGCAAAATTGGACTAGCATTGTCCTTAGTCGTAGCAGCAGGAACCATCCTTGGAGCATGCGGCAACTCTGGCTCAAACAGCGGTGAAAGCAAAAAAGATAAAGATCAATTCACTGTTGCAATGGTAACTGATGTCGGTGGTGTCGATGACAAATCGTTTAACCAATCAGCTTGGGAAGGTTTACAAGCATTTGGAAAAGACAACAATCTAAAAAAAGGTAAAAACGGCTTTGATTACTTACAATCTAAATCAGACGCTGACTATACAACAAACTTAAACACACTTGCTCGTGAGAAATTCGACCTTATTTACGGAATTGGTTTCTTAATGCAAGATTCTATTAGTGAAATTGCAGATCAGCGTAAGAAAAACCACTTTGCCATCGTTGATGCTGTCGTGAAAAAAGACAACGTAGCCAGCATTGTGTTCAACGAAAATGAAGGATCATTCCTTGTGGGTGTTGCGGCTGCTCTTTCTACAAAATCAAATAAAATTGGTTTTGTTGGCGGCGTTGATTCTGAATTAGTCAGAAAATTCGAAGTTGGTTTCCGTGCAGGCGTTGAAGCAGCTAACCCGAAAGCAAAAGTTGAAGTGAAATATGCTGGTGCATTCGATAAGGCAGACATCGGGAAAGCAACAGCTGAAAGCATGTACAAATCCGGCGTCGACATCATTTATCATGCTGCTGGCGGCACTGGAACTGGTGTTTTCACAGAAGCGAAAAACCTGAAAAAAGCGGATCCTAACCGTAAAGTTTGGGTCATCGGTGTAGATAAAGACCAGTATGACGAAGGAAAAGTACCTGGAACAAAACAAAGTGTCACCCTTACTTCTATGGTTAAGAAAGTAGACAAAGCGGTACAAGACTTAACAACGAAAGCAAAAGAAGGTAAGTTCCCTGGCGGCGAAGTGATCACATATGGTCTGAAAGAAGGCGCTCTTGACATTTCTCCATCTCAGGACAACCTTAATAAAGATGTATTGAAGAAAGTAGAAGAATGGAAACAAAAAATCATCAAGGGCGAAATTAAAATCCCTGCAACACGTGATGAACTAAAAGATTTTAAAGCTTAATTTGAACATCGGGATAAGCGCGCCTTATCCCCTTGTTTCTCCTTTACCTCCTCTTTATTCGTAAAAGGTGGTAAAAGAAAAGCTGCAGCCTCGTTTTGCAGCTTTTCTTTTGCTAGTTTTTATCTTCATCAGCACCCTAAAAAAGGAGCGGTTAAACCTGTGGATTATGTCATTGAAATGTTGAATATACGCAAAGAATTCCCTGGCATTGTAGCAAACGATAACATTACGTTGCAGCTGAAAAAGGGCGAAATTCATGCGCTGCTTGGTGAAAACGGCGCTGGAAAATCAACGCTCATGAACGTGCTTTTCGGTCTTTACCAGCCTGAAAAAGGTGAAATCAAGGTTCACGGAAAACCTGTGACCATCTCTAGCCCGAATGATGCTAGTGATTTAGGCATCGGTATGGTGCATCAGCACTTTATGCTTGTCGATACCTTCACCGTCGCTGAAAACATCATTTTAGGAAAAGAGCCCAAGAAATTTGGAAAGATCGACAAAGAACAAGCCATACAGCAAGTACAAGAGCTTTCTGACCGCTATGGTTTAAAAATAGACCCTGCCGCCAAAGTATCTGACATCTCTGTTGGCATGCAGCAGCGTGCAGAAATTTTAAAAACACTTTATCGCGGCGCTGATATTTTGATCTTCGACGAACCAACAGCCGTCTTAACACCTCAAGAAATTAAAGAACTCATACAAATTATGAAAAACTTAATCAATGAAGGCAAATCCATTATTTTAATTACCCATAAGCTGAAAGAAATTATGGATGCATGTCACCGCGTCACCATTATCCGAAAAGGCCAAGGCATTCGTACACTTGATGTGGAAAGCACAAACAAAGATGAGCTTGCAAGCCTCATGGTCGGCCGTGAAGTTTCATTTAAGACAGACAAAAAAGACGCCTCTCCTGCTGAAGAAGTGCTTCAAATTCAGGATCTTACGGTAAAAGACGCGCGAGGTATTGAAGCGGTCAAACATCTCAACCTCTCAGTAAAGGCTGGAGAAATTGTTGGTATTGCTGGAGTCGATGGCAATGGTCAATCTGAATTGATTGAAGCCATTACTGGTCTAAAAAAATCAGAATCTGGCACGATCATGCTAAACGGGAAAGCCATTCAAAATCTTCCGCCTCGTAAGGTGACCGAATCTGGAATTGGACATATTCCTCAAGACCGTCATAAACACGGACTGGTGCTTGATTTTTCAATAGGAGAAAATATTTCGTTACAAACGTATTACCAGCGTCCATACTCAAAATTTGGCTTGATGAATATGAAAAATATATACCAAAAGGCAAAGCAAATCATTGCCGAGTATGACGTAAGAACACCGAGTGAATATACAGAGGCACGCGCCCTGTCAGGCGGGAATCAGCAAAAAGCCATTATTGGCCGTGAAGTTGACCGCAATCCCGATTTATTAATTGCCGCTCAACCGACACGTGGACTTGATGTTGGTGCGATTGAATTTGTTCATAAGCGCCTCATTGAGCAAAGGGACACAGGCAAAGCCGTCCTCCTCATCTCATTTGAGCTTGATGAAATTATGAATGTCAGTGATAAGATTGCTGTTATATTCGAAGGTAGCATTATTGCCATCGTTGATCCAAAAGAAACAACAGAGCAAGAGCTTGGTCTATTAATGGCTGGAAGTACGCAACAGGAAGTGGGGAAAGAAGCAAATGTCTAATCGCTTAACAAATCTGCTTATTCCGCTTATAGCCATTGTACTTGGTCTTTTTGTTGGGGCCATTATTATGCTGGCAAGCGGTTATAGTGTCATCGAAGGCTATGGCGCCCTTTGGAATGGCGTCTTCGGTGAAACCTATTATATGGGAGAAACCATCAGACAAGTGACACCTTACATTTTATCAGGGCTTGCTGTTGCTTTTGCATTTCGGACAGGTCTCTTTAATATCGGTGTAGAAGGTCAAATGCTGATTGGCTGGGTAGCTGCTGTATGGATCGGTACAACTGTCCATGCACCTATGTACATCCATCTGCCACTTGCACTCATCACCGCAGCTGCTGCTGGTGCATTATGGGGCTTTATTCCTGGGTTTTTAAAGGCTCGTTTTTATGTTCATGAAGTGATTGTCACGATCATGATGAACTACATTGCCCTTCATGTGACGAACTATTTGATTTCAAATGTCTTAACAAATAATAAAGATAAAACAGAAAAAATCGATGCCACTGCCTCGCTTCGCTCTGGTTTCTTTGAACAAATCACCGATTTCTCCCGGATGCATAATGGTATTTTTGTTGCCATTATAGCTGCGGTCGTGATGTGGGTCATTATTCAAAAAACCTCTAAAGGCTTTGAATTGCGGGCTGTTGGAATGAACCAGCAGGCATCCCATTATGCCGGTATGAATGTTCGCCGCAATATCATTTATGCGATGCTCATTTCAGGTGCTTTTGCAGGTCTTGCAGGCGCAATGGAAGGTCTTGGTACATTTGAATATGCATCAATTAAAGGCTCGTTTACCGGTGTAGGTTTTGACGGAATCGCCGTCGCTTTATTAGGTGGAAATACTGCTGTTGGTGTAGTTCTTGCTGCACTGCTGCTTGGTGGATTGAAGGTCGGCGCTTTAAATATGCCACTTGAATCTGGCGTACCAACTGAGGTCGTTGATATTGTCATTGCGATCATTATTCTTTTCGTCGCCTCAAGCTATATTATCCGTCTTGTGATGAACCAAATGAAGAAAAAGGGGGGAAAATAAGTGGGATTTCTGCAAATTCTTGAAATCATCGTCCCAGCAACACTTGTCTATGCTGCACCACTTATTTTAACCGCTCTTGGAGGCGTCTTTTCAGAAAGATCAGGTGTTGTGAATATCGGTCTTGAAGGTTTGATGGTCGTCGGAGCATTTTCCAGTATTATCTTTAACTTGTTTTTTGCTGATACATTTGGCGCCTTGACCCCGTGGCTTGGGCTCCTCGTTGGAATGGCGATTGGCGGATTGTTCTCTCTCATTCATGCAGTTGCGACCATTACATTCCGTGCAGATCAAACGGTCAGTGGTGTTGCGATTAACATGCTGGCACTTGGCGCTACGCTGTTTGTCGTGAAACTCATTTACGGGAAAGCTCAAACAGATAAAATTACAGAGCCTTTCTATAAAGGTGATATTCCCCTTTTAAGTGACATTCCGATAATTGGCGATATCTTCTTTAAAGATGTTTATTATACGTCCATACTCGCATTAGCGCTTGCGGTTGTTGCTTGGTTTGTTTTATTTAAAATGCCGTTTGGTCTTCGTCTTCGTGCAGTCGGAGAACATCCAATGGCTGCTGATACAATGGGAATCAAAGTGTACCGGATGCGCTATATCGGTGTCTTTATTAGTGGACTGTTTGGTGGTCTTGGCGGAGCTGTTTATGCGTCAACCATCGCTCTTGATTTCTCACATGCAACCATTACTGGACAAGGCTTCATCGCACTAGCTGCACTTGTCTTCGGTAAATGGCACCCATTCGGCGCAATGGGCGCTGCTTTATTCTTTGGATTTGCTCAAAGTTTAAGCATTATTGGCTCTCTCCTGCCGCTCTTCCAAGATATACCGAACGTGTATATGCTCATTGCACCATATGTGCTGACCATCCTAGCACTCACTGGCTTCATCGGCCGAGCAGATGCACCGAAAGCACTTGGGACACCTTATTTAAAAGGAAAACGATAATAACGATGCATGATCAATCCCCTGAAGGATAAACTACCTTCAGGGGATTTTTGTATGATAAAAACATAAAAACTCCTGTTTATTTTACTTTTATTACACTTAATTTAGTTTAATAAATAGATGAGTGTCACAGAATCTTCTACAATTGAGACAAATAGCATTTGGGGGTGTTTATGTGGCTAATACACAACAATTGAAATCGATTACAGACGATTCTGACAATAATAAAAGCGTTTTCCGTAAGATCATGTCTTGGAAAATTGGTGTTATTGACTTACCTGTGTATTTAGTACTTGCAGCGATTATTTTAACTGCC
Encoded proteins:
- a CDS encoding thiol-disulfide oxidoreductase DCC family protein — translated: MHSTHPSHLILFDGVCNVCSGAVQFVIKRDPNERMMFASLQSETGQRILKENGLPLDEFNSFIYIEKGTLYTKSTGILKATRHLKGIYRWSYLFLAIPRPIRDWFYERIAKNRYKWFGQKTSCMMPTPDIQKRFLS
- a CDS encoding YufK family protein, yielding MKNTYLTGYFPLISILLFSSAFSIFTVGIMTDFLTQAGILKGMLEFFSEQGIRLALFAAFALVYFMILSALKLIADTVLELALLFFAKDPEGENLKKIRIASVVYLFASLLAFLLTQQLILLVGLFVLAGLVYFIWVVVRIYQSLSMLNLIGFMMFILLFWATFLIGILYLFIKLYNSVMASLPS
- the malK gene encoding malate sensor histidine kinase MalK, whose product is MKKTLRLQTRLTIFVCIVVLISLCITFFTIWSETAKNIHQQERDIALSTAKMVAEAPITAKSLEENRSYSALRQYTTSVQRITKTEFVVVMDMNGIRKTHPNPQKIGKRFAGGDEKLALQGKEHISTASGTLGRSMRAFVPVYDQNGKQLGAVAVGITLKEIDLIIHQSLLPLYFVISLSLLSGIIGALIVARKVKKIMFGLEPDEIATLLKERSAMLESTKEGILAVDQHGKIKLANAEAKRLFHNMGIMVDPREQDVQVLLPSSGLKQVIETRKPLLDRDVRMNGLELVFNEVPITVKGEIVGAIATFRDKTEVKHLAEQLSGVKMYANALRAQSHEFMNKLHVILGLVQLKNYDDLGTYIKDIAIYQQTETNEIINHVKNSVLAGFLLGKQSYIREQGATLEVICSTQVPNSEDPAVTHDLITVIGNLLNNALDAVSHTETKNISISFRYVQEQLHIEITDTGVGLTKKEQDIMFDQGFSTKGEDRGFGLYFVDQSIKKLNGHLIVTSEKGEGTTFSLRIPYKQKEDSHD
- a CDS encoding response regulator, whose product is MINVLIVEDDPMVGELNKRYLTQIDGFELKGIATSFQQALDILKTEAIHLVLLDIYMPGQNGLALLSEIRKQNHSVDVIVISAANEVDVIQQTMRNGAVDYLIKPFEFERFQSALSEYKRKHALYQTMNSISQNDLDAKLFHKKAETEKVLLPKGLTKSTLKLIWTSIQSFGHQAFTTEDLANHTEISQVSIRKYLKFLEDIEVVDVEMAYGTIGRPVFQYKLSTTNMNLIQQYL
- a CDS encoding BMP family lipoprotein; the protein is MKKRKIGLALSLVVAAGTILGACGNSGSNSGESKKDKDQFTVAMVTDVGGVDDKSFNQSAWEGLQAFGKDNNLKKGKNGFDYLQSKSDADYTTNLNTLAREKFDLIYGIGFLMQDSISEIADQRKKNHFAIVDAVVKKDNVASIVFNENEGSFLVGVAAALSTKSNKIGFVGGVDSELVRKFEVGFRAGVEAANPKAKVEVKYAGAFDKADIGKATAESMYKSGVDIIYHAAGGTGTGVFTEAKNLKKADPNRKVWVIGVDKDQYDEGKVPGTKQSVTLTSMVKKVDKAVQDLTTKAKEGKFPGGEVITYGLKEGALDISPSQDNLNKDVLKKVEEWKQKIIKGEIKIPATRDELKDFKA
- a CDS encoding ABC transporter ATP-binding protein, whose product is MDYVIEMLNIRKEFPGIVANDNITLQLKKGEIHALLGENGAGKSTLMNVLFGLYQPEKGEIKVHGKPVTISSPNDASDLGIGMVHQHFMLVDTFTVAENIILGKEPKKFGKIDKEQAIQQVQELSDRYGLKIDPAAKVSDISVGMQQRAEILKTLYRGADILIFDEPTAVLTPQEIKELIQIMKNLINEGKSIILITHKLKEIMDACHRVTIIRKGQGIRTLDVESTNKDELASLMVGREVSFKTDKKDASPAEEVLQIQDLTVKDARGIEAVKHLNLSVKAGEIVGIAGVDGNGQSELIEAITGLKKSESGTIMLNGKAIQNLPPRKVTESGIGHIPQDRHKHGLVLDFSIGENISLQTYYQRPYSKFGLMNMKNIYQKAKQIIAEYDVRTPSEYTEARALSGGNQQKAIIGREVDRNPDLLIAAQPTRGLDVGAIEFVHKRLIEQRDTGKAVLLISFELDEIMNVSDKIAVIFEGSIIAIVDPKETTEQELGLLMAGSTQQEVGKEANV
- a CDS encoding ABC transporter permease; translation: MSNRLTNLLIPLIAIVLGLFVGAIIMLASGYSVIEGYGALWNGVFGETYYMGETIRQVTPYILSGLAVAFAFRTGLFNIGVEGQMLIGWVAAVWIGTTVHAPMYIHLPLALITAAAAGALWGFIPGFLKARFYVHEVIVTIMMNYIALHVTNYLISNVLTNNKDKTEKIDATASLRSGFFEQITDFSRMHNGIFVAIIAAVVMWVIIQKTSKGFELRAVGMNQQASHYAGMNVRRNIIYAMLISGAFAGLAGAMEGLGTFEYASIKGSFTGVGFDGIAVALLGGNTAVGVVLAALLLGGLKVGALNMPLESGVPTEVVDIVIAIIILFVASSYIIRLVMNQMKKKGGK
- a CDS encoding ABC transporter permease; this translates as MGFLQILEIIVPATLVYAAPLILTALGGVFSERSGVVNIGLEGLMVVGAFSSIIFNLFFADTFGALTPWLGLLVGMAIGGLFSLIHAVATITFRADQTVSGVAINMLALGATLFVVKLIYGKAQTDKITEPFYKGDIPLLSDIPIIGDIFFKDVYYTSILALALAVVAWFVLFKMPFGLRLRAVGEHPMAADTMGIKVYRMRYIGVFISGLFGGLGGAVYASTIALDFSHATITGQGFIALAALVFGKWHPFGAMGAALFFGFAQSLSIIGSLLPLFQDIPNVYMLIAPYVLTILALTGFIGRADAPKALGTPYLKGKR